The Rhodobacter sp. genome segment AGGCTCTTTGCGATGGTGCAGGCCGGGCAGTCGGCATGGGCCGCGTGATCCTGACTGTCGTCGCCCGATGTGCAGAGGTCGGCGAGCGACCCGCCGAGGGCGAGATAGGCGGCGATCTGCGGGTCGGACAGGCGCGGGTCGGTCTCGACGGGGCGATGGCCGAAGGCAACGAGCATCAGCGCCAGTGCGCAAAGCACCGACACGGCCCGATTCCACATCAAGAGGCGCAACCTTCCCATGGGAGAAGGTTTATCCGCGATCGTTTCGTCACGCAATTGTGTCATTTCGCCCAGAGTGAAAGAAAAAGGGCATCTATTTCGATATCTGCTCGCCTCTCACCGCGGGATGGTCCGGCCCCCAGACCGCCGCCGCATCCCGTGCAACGAGGCGGCCTTGCAGTGCGGTCAGTCGGGTCAGCGCAAAGTCACGATCCCCCGTTTCGGCCAGCGCCTTATCGAACGCGCGCCGCACTGAGCGCGGCCGCCAGGGTAGCACCGCCGCGGCGAGCCAGGCGCGCAGTTCGGCTGGCAGCCGGTCGTATTCCGGCATGGGGTCCTCGTTACGACGCTTGAGCTTGAGGCTCGTCTTGCCGCGATTGCCGCGCATCAGACCGGCTCTGTTGGGCTCTGTTGCATAAATCCTGTGAGGGATTCATCTTGTGAATCCAGCATGGTAGCTGGGAAGCATGAGCAGACCAACACCCCCGACCTACAGGACTAGGAACTGGCCAGCCTACAATGAAGCGCTCAAGCGCCGAGGCTCGCTAACGATCTGGTTCGATCCCGAGATGAGCTGGGAGGCCGCCCCGACAGGTCGGCGTGGCCGCCAGCAGAGCTACAGCGATGCCGCCATCCAGACATGCCTTTCAATGAAGGTTCTGTTCGGCATGGCGTTGCGGCAAACGACCGGTTTCGTCGAAAGCCTGTTACGCTTGGTCGGGTTGAACTGGACAGTGCCCGACTTCAGCACACTGAGCCGCCGCCAGAAGTCCCTGGCCGTCAACATCCCCTACCGCGGCTCCAAGGGGCCGCTGCATCTGCTGATCGACAGCACAGGCATCAAGGTCGAAGGCGAAGGTGAGTGGAACGCCCGCAAGCACGGCGGCCCCAAACGACGCGTCTGGCGCAAGATCCACCTCGGGATCGACGAGGAAACGCTGGAGATCCGCGCCATTGAGATCACGGGGAGCCACATCGGCGATGCCCCGGTGCTGCCCGATCTGCTCAGTCAGATACCAATGGACGAAGAGATCGGCAGCGTCACCGCAGATGGCGCCTACGATACTCGAAAGTGTCACGACGCGATCGCCGATCGTGGCGCCCACGCAGTCATCCCACCGCGCAAGAATGCCAAGCCGTGGAAGACCGTCACCGCCGGCGCGGTCGCACGAAACGAGGCGCTGCGGGCATCGAAATACCTCGGCCGGGCGCTCTGCCGACGATGGAGCGGATACCACCGCCGAAGCCGCGTCGAGACAAAGATGCACTGTTTGAAACTGCTGGGCCAACGCCTGAGCGCGAGGGACTTTGACCGCCAGGTTGCCGAACTCCAGGTCCGCATCGCCGTCCTGAACGGCTACACCGCGCTCGGCATACCTGTCACAGAAGCTGTGGGATAAGTCTGTCCGGGGATACCGATGCCAGCGAAGACGAGTATTTCCGGGGCGAGGTGTTGGCGGCATCCTTGGAAGCGGTGCGCTTCGACCCGTCCTATGTGGTGCGAGTGATATCCGACCTTGTTCCCAACCCCTTCGTGGCGCGGTCCATCGTTGCCGAACTGGTTGCAGGCTTGGACGCGCGGGGCTTCGATGCGAAAAAGCTGGGCGAGGCATCCGGCGTTATCATCGACAGCCTACGGCTTGATCTAGTCGCGGAACGAGACGCCCGCGCAGAGGCGCTGTTCCGTGCAGACGTTACCCAAGGGCGCGTCCAATTCCGTCTTCGTCTTGATGGCGGGAACTGGAAGATGCCCGATCACCTGCTATCGACCGAACCTGCCGGTTCGCCTCATCTTACAGGGACAGACGGCGGCGCACTGCAGCGCAGCCTTTTTGCGCCGGTCTTCAGGAACGAGTTGAACACGGAAGAACAACACGTGGCGGTGCATCTGGATGGGGATGCAACCGTCACATGGTGGCACCGGAACGTTGCCAAGGCGAACTATGGACTTCAGGGCTGGAAGCGCGGGCGCATCTATCCTGACTTCATCTTCGCAACGGGTGGCCAAGCCGGAAGCGGGCGAATCGTTGTCTTGGAAACCAAGGGCGATCACCTTCAAAACCCCGATACCGACTATAAGCGCGACGTCCTGAACTTCCTTAACCAGAACTTCGCATGGAATCAGGCGGTGCCAGCTGGGCAGCTTCAGTTAACGGCAACAGGTCAGACGGTGGAGTGCGCCCTGATCCTCATGCCGAACATTAGTGCCGAACTGCCGAACCTGATTGCAGGCACTAAACCGGCGCAGGCCCATCCATAGCGGAGCG includes the following:
- a CDS encoding IS5 family transposase, which produces MSRPTPPTYRTRNWPAYNEALKRRGSLTIWFDPEMSWEAAPTGRRGRQQSYSDAAIQTCLSMKVLFGMALRQTTGFVESLLRLVGLNWTVPDFSTLSRRQKSLAVNIPYRGSKGPLHLLIDSTGIKVEGEGEWNARKHGGPKRRVWRKIHLGIDEETLEIRAIEITGSHIGDAPVLPDLLSQIPMDEEIGSVTADGAYDTRKCHDAIADRGAHAVIPPRKNAKPWKTVTAGAVARNEALRASKYLGRALCRRWSGYHRRSRVETKMHCLKLLGQRLSARDFDRQVAELQVRIAVLNGYTALGIPVTEAVG